In Streptomyces sp. NBC_01439, the following are encoded in one genomic region:
- a CDS encoding LCP family protein: protein MRRSSVRGEGANAQAAGEEISGGGAAASGTVPPQRGGSGAGRPEAGSGPTRRQGRRRVLRWTASVLSLLILGTAAAGYLYYRHLNGAIQTDALNLGETKLGGSKPNASGQTPLNILLIGSDARDDAANQALGGATDTFDGPPLADVQMLLHLSADRSNMSVVSMPRDTMLMMPKCTEPAGKVHPASKGLVQTNESLQRGGPGCTVATWQELTKIPIDHFMMIDFKGVVSMADAIGGVPVCVEENVHSRTRDGKGSGLKLPKGTSVIQGEQALQWLRTRYGFEDGTDIGRTHAQHQYMTSMSREFRKNAKLTNPVKLNSLAQAAIEAMVVDPGLDKIDKLYDLSMELKKVPPGRITMTTMPWVYSTKPGLDGRVEPMADEAEAVFRMVREDIALDGKGSGTPAEGASPSPGASASASAGTPTPAAPSTSPTTAPTTAPTTAPTTAPGAAAANIAVAVRNATSGKAGAETRVKNRANEVASLLTGKGFTKATADTQTGAEDTTVVRYATDAQAADAGVVATALGLPASSVQKSEEVSGITLYVGKDWRTGNAPTPPPPAPTVAPTSAHALNGDNEGACMAIQPGFTW, encoded by the coding sequence GTGAGGCGCAGCAGCGTGCGAGGGGAGGGGGCGAACGCCCAGGCAGCCGGGGAGGAGATATCCGGCGGCGGGGCGGCGGCGTCCGGCACGGTGCCCCCACAGCGGGGCGGCTCCGGGGCGGGCCGCCCGGAGGCCGGCAGCGGCCCCACCCGCAGGCAGGGCCGGCGGCGCGTGCTGCGCTGGACGGCCTCCGTGCTGTCCCTGCTGATACTCGGGACGGCGGCCGCCGGATACCTGTACTACCGCCACTTGAACGGCGCCATCCAAACGGACGCGCTGAACCTCGGTGAGACCAAACTGGGCGGTTCCAAGCCCAACGCCTCCGGGCAGACCCCGCTGAACATCCTGCTGATCGGTTCCGACGCGCGCGACGACGCGGCGAACCAGGCCCTGGGCGGGGCCACGGACACCTTCGACGGCCCGCCGCTGGCGGACGTGCAGATGCTGCTGCACCTGTCCGCGGACCGCAGCAACATGTCGGTCGTCTCGATGCCGCGCGACACGATGCTGATGATGCCCAAGTGCACCGAGCCTGCCGGCAAGGTGCACCCCGCCAGCAAGGGCCTCGTGCAGACCAACGAGTCCCTGCAGCGCGGCGGTCCGGGCTGCACGGTCGCCACCTGGCAAGAACTGACCAAGATCCCCATCGATCACTTCATGATGATCGACTTCAAGGGCGTGGTCTCGATGGCGGACGCCATCGGCGGCGTCCCGGTCTGCGTGGAGGAGAACGTCCACTCCCGCACCCGTGACGGCAAGGGCTCCGGCCTGAAGCTGCCCAAGGGCACGAGCGTCATCCAGGGCGAGCAGGCCCTGCAGTGGCTGCGCACCCGTTACGGCTTCGAGGACGGCACCGACATCGGCCGCACCCATGCCCAGCACCAGTACATGACGTCGATGTCCCGCGAGTTCCGCAAGAACGCCAAGCTCACCAACCCGGTGAAGCTCAACAGCCTGGCGCAGGCGGCGATCGAGGCCATGGTCGTGGACCCCGGGCTGGACAAGATCGACAAGCTGTACGACCTGAGCATGGAGCTCAAGAAGGTTCCCCCGGGCCGGATCACCATGACCACCATGCCGTGGGTCTACAGCACCAAGCCCGGCCTGGACGGTCGGGTCGAGCCCATGGCGGACGAGGCCGAGGCCGTGTTCCGGATGGTCCGCGAGGACATCGCGCTCGACGGCAAGGGCTCCGGGACCCCGGCGGAGGGCGCCTCGCCGTCCCCGGGCGCCTCCGCGTCCGCGTCCGCGGGAACGCCGACGCCGGCCGCCCCGAGTACGTCACCCACCACGGCCCCCACCACGGCCCCCACCACGGCACCGACCACGGCACCGGGCGCGGCTGCCGCGAATATCGCGGTCGCCGTCCGCAACGCCACGAGCGGCAAGGCCGGCGCCGAGACCCGCGTCAAGAACCGGGCGAACGAGGTGGCCTCGCTGCTGACCGGCAAGGGCTTCACCAAGGCCACCGCCGACACCCAGACCGGCGCCGAGGACACCACGGTCGTCCGCTACGCCACGGACGCCCAAGCGGCCGACGCGGGTGTCGTGGCCACCGCCCTGGGCCTGCCCGCCTCCTCGGTGCAGAAGTCCGAGGAGGTCTCCGGGATCACCCTGTACGTGGGCAAGGACTGGCGCACCGGCAACGCGCCCACCCCGCCGCCGCCCGCCCCGACCGTGGCCCCAACCTCGGCCCACGCGCTCAACGGCGACAACGAGGGCGCCTGCATGGCGATCCAGCCGGGCTTCACCTGGTAG
- a CDS encoding LCP family protein, whose translation MDAQSRGRADEIDPADQWVLNPRTGNYELRLADSAAQARPKVTAPRRSPSAPPTPTTPSPGVPRPRRGDPPPGGGRRGGRSRKGAGGGGGGRRKKGLAITGGVVAFLLVGGAVAGYLYYDHLNGNLSVTDVAGAGTGGFKKDQPINILVIGTDKRTGAGNENYGDKDSVGHADTTILFHVSKDRTNATALSIPRDLIANIPACPTKQPDGSTKTIAPTKGTRFNTSLGQEGRDAGCTMRTVKELTGIEVDHFMMADFNAVKTLSTAVGGVPVCLDKAVNDEEGSHLKLDAGEHRLEGEQALAFVRTRHGFGNNSDLDRIRIQQQFLGSMMREMKSKETLTSPKKFLSLAEAATKSLGVDSGIGSIGKLTDLAGELKGIDTKNITFTTLPVLDNPAEPVGKKATVVVDHALADPLLQMIRGDVSLTEVEKKEQAAKEAADADAKAKQDAQLQGTRAAAADVRVSIYNGGGPKGSASTTLNWLQNSKGVQKSSNVGNAPEKVGATQLEYAPNQADQARALADIMGLPATALKVGTADASAKTPMKLTLGPDFQQPGAPLAAPVPQQLPEDVQRAQADKAICAK comes from the coding sequence GTGGATGCGCAAAGCCGTGGACGGGCGGACGAGATCGACCCCGCCGACCAGTGGGTGCTCAATCCCCGCACCGGCAACTACGAACTGCGACTGGCCGACTCCGCCGCGCAAGCGCGGCCCAAGGTCACCGCACCCCGCAGATCACCGTCTGCTCCCCCAACCCCCACCACCCCCTCCCCCGGGGTGCCGAGGCCGCGTCGCGGCGACCCGCCCCCCGGCGGCGGTCGGCGCGGCGGGCGCTCGCGCAAGGGCGCGGGCGGCGGCGGCGGTGGACGCCGCAAGAAGGGGCTGGCCATCACCGGCGGAGTGGTGGCGTTCCTGCTGGTCGGCGGTGCCGTGGCGGGGTACCTCTACTACGACCACCTGAACGGCAACCTCAGCGTCACCGATGTGGCGGGCGCGGGCACCGGCGGTTTCAAGAAGGACCAGCCCATCAACATCCTGGTCATCGGAACCGACAAGCGCACCGGCGCGGGCAACGAGAACTACGGGGACAAGGACAGCGTCGGCCACGCCGACACCACGATCCTGTTCCACGTCTCCAAGGACCGGACCAACGCGACCGCGCTCTCCATCCCCCGCGACCTGATCGCCAACATCCCGGCCTGCCCGACGAAACAGCCGGACGGATCGACGAAGACGATCGCACCCACCAAGGGCACCCGCTTCAACACCAGCCTGGGCCAGGAGGGGCGCGACGCGGGCTGCACGATGCGCACGGTCAAGGAACTCACCGGCATCGAGGTCGACCACTTCATGATGGCCGACTTCAACGCCGTCAAGACGCTGAGCACGGCGGTCGGCGGAGTACCGGTGTGCCTGGACAAGGCCGTCAACGACGAGGAGGGTTCCCACCTCAAGTTGGACGCCGGCGAACACCGGCTGGAGGGCGAACAGGCCCTCGCCTTCGTCCGCACCCGGCACGGCTTCGGCAACAACAGCGACCTCGACCGGATCAGGATCCAGCAGCAGTTCCTGGGTTCCATGATGCGTGAGATGAAGTCGAAGGAGACGCTGACCAGCCCCAAGAAGTTCCTCTCCCTCGCGGAGGCCGCCACCAAGTCCCTCGGCGTGGACTCGGGGATCGGGTCCATCGGCAAACTCACCGATCTGGCGGGCGAGTTGAAGGGCATCGACACGAAGAACATCACCTTCACCACCCTGCCGGTGCTCGACAACCCGGCCGAACCGGTGGGCAAGAAGGCGACCGTCGTCGTCGACCACGCCCTGGCCGACCCGCTGTTGCAGATGATCCGGGGGGACGTCTCGCTCACGGAGGTCGAGAAGAAGGAGCAGGCCGCCAAGGAGGCGGCCGACGCGGACGCGAAGGCCAAGCAGGACGCCCAGCTCCAGGGCACCCGCGCGGCTGCTGCGGACGTACGGGTGAGCATCTACAACGGCGGCGGCCCGAAGGGCTCCGCCTCCACCACGCTGAACTGGCTGCAGAACAGCAAGGGCGTGCAGAAGTCCAGCAACGTCGGCAACGCGCCCGAGAAGGTCGGCGCCACGCAGCTGGAGTACGCCCCCAACCAGGCCGACCAGGCCCGGGCGTTGGCGGACATCATGGGCCTGCCCGCGACCGCGCTGAAGGTGGGGACGGCGGACGCTTCGGCGAAGACCCCGATGAAGCTGACGCTGGGTCCGGACTTCCAGCAGCCGGGCGCCCCGCTGGCGGCCCCGGTACCCCAGCAGCTGCCCGAGGACGTGCAGCGGGCGCAGGCCGACAAGGCGATCTGCGCCAAGTAA
- a CDS encoding LCP family protein — translation MTDSADIPGGTDAAGGAGRPPRSRGRRRRLLRWVGLGMAFLVLAGTATGWWLYNKLDGNITEDTSAAAELRRYERERPAHLATGAQNILLIGSDSRSGRNNAGYGRDKGTERSDTTILLHLPQDRRSATAVSIPRDLMTDIPSCRQVDGSRTVERFAQFNWAFQWGGAACTIRTVEKLTGIRVDHHMVIDFSGFKKMVDAIGGVEVCLKEPVDDAEAKLRLAAGRQTLRGEQALGYVRARHSLGNGSDTERMDRQQQFLGSLVKKVQSNGVLLNPARLYPLLDAATSSVTTDPALASLRGLYELVRGMRDIPTDQVKFLTVPRKPYSPDPNRDELVEPDAARLFQQLRTDKPVTVAPPEPTPTARPAEAAGSDTGAGSNTDSTDGGTITPQAPVPTFTGTTAGNADCR, via the coding sequence GTGACGGACAGCGCAGACATACCGGGCGGCACCGACGCGGCCGGGGGTGCGGGGCGGCCCCCGCGCAGCCGCGGGCGTCGGCGCCGGCTGCTGCGCTGGGTCGGCCTCGGGATGGCCTTCCTGGTCCTGGCGGGTACGGCCACCGGCTGGTGGCTCTACAACAAGCTCGACGGGAACATCACCGAGGACACCTCGGCCGCGGCCGAACTGAGGCGCTACGAGCGCGAGCGCCCGGCGCACCTGGCCACCGGGGCCCAGAACATCCTGCTGATCGGCTCGGACTCGCGCTCCGGCCGGAACAACGCCGGGTACGGGCGGGACAAGGGCACCGAGCGCTCGGACACCACGATCCTGCTGCACTTGCCGCAGGACCGCAGGAGCGCGACCGCCGTGTCGATACCCCGGGACCTGATGACGGACATCCCCTCGTGCCGGCAGGTGGACGGGAGCCGCACCGTCGAACGGTTCGCGCAGTTCAACTGGGCGTTCCAGTGGGGCGGGGCCGCCTGCACGATCCGTACCGTTGAGAAGCTGACCGGGATCCGTGTCGACCATCACATGGTGATCGATTTCAGTGGGTTCAAGAAGATGGTCGATGCCATCGGCGGGGTGGAGGTCTGCCTCAAGGAGCCGGTGGACGATGCCGAGGCCAAGCTGCGGCTGGCCGCCGGACGCCAGACCCTGCGGGGCGAGCAGGCGCTGGGATACGTCCGCGCCCGCCACAGCCTGGGCAACGGCAGTGACACCGAACGGATGGACCGGCAGCAGCAGTTCCTCGGTTCGCTCGTCAAGAAGGTGCAGAGCAACGGGGTGCTGCTGAATCCGGCGCGGCTGTACCCGCTGTTGGACGCGGCGACCTCCTCGGTGACCACGGACCCGGCACTGGCCTCGCTGCGTGGCCTGTACGAACTCGTGCGGGGCATGCGGGACATACCGACCGATCAGGTCAAGTTCCTGACGGTGCCCCGCAAGCCGTACTCGCCCGACCCGAACCGGGACGAGCTGGTCGAGCCCGATGCGGCGCGGCTGTTCCAACAGCTGCGGACGGACAAGCCGGTCACGGTCGCCCCGCCGGAGCCCACCCCGACCGCACGTCCGGCGGAGGCCGCGGGGTCGGACACGGGGGCCGGTTCGAACACGGACTCCACCGACGGGGGAACCATCACACCTCAGGCACCCGTCCCTACCTTTACGGGAACCACTGCGGGCAACGCCGACTGCCGGTAA
- a CDS encoding TIGR03089 family protein, with protein sequence MNATDRTPADLLRSALAADPGRPLVTFYDDATGERVELSVATFANWVAKTANLLQGDLGAEPGDRLALMLPAHWQSAVWLLACASVGVVVEVGGDPAGADLVVSGPDTLEEALACGGERVALALRPLGGRFPQPPAGFADYAVEVPGQGDRFAPFVPVDPDGPALVVGGEELTHTALVARAREDAAKLGLGEGSRVLTGLGYDTWDGLSAGLYAALAAGGSVVLCRNLDRLPADGLAQRSESERVTHTV encoded by the coding sequence GTGAACGCCACTGACCGCACCCCTGCCGACCTGCTGCGATCCGCGCTCGCCGCCGATCCGGGCCGCCCGCTCGTCACCTTCTACGACGATGCCACCGGCGAACGCGTCGAATTGTCCGTCGCGACCTTCGCCAATTGGGTGGCCAAGACCGCCAATCTGCTCCAGGGCGACCTGGGGGCCGAGCCCGGGGACCGGCTCGCGCTGATGCTCCCGGCGCACTGGCAGAGCGCCGTGTGGCTGCTCGCCTGCGCCTCCGTGGGGGTCGTCGTCGAGGTGGGCGGGGACCCGGCCGGTGCGGACCTCGTCGTCAGCGGGCCGGACACCCTGGAGGAGGCCCTGGCGTGCGGCGGTGAGCGGGTCGCGCTCGCGCTGCGGCCGCTCGGCGGACGGTTCCCGCAGCCGCCGGCCGGGTTCGCCGACTACGCGGTGGAGGTGCCGGGGCAGGGAGACCGCTTCGCGCCCTTCGTGCCGGTGGATCCCGATGGCCCGGCGCTGGTCGTCGGCGGCGAGGAGCTCACGCACACGGCGCTGGTGGCCCGCGCCCGCGAGGACGCGGCGAAGCTCGGCCTCGGCGAGGGCTCGCGGGTGCTGACCGGGCTCGGCTACGACACCTGGGACGGGCTCTCGGCCGGACTCTACGCCGCGCTGGCCGCGGGCGGGTCCGTGGTGCTGTGCCGGAACCTGGACCGACTCCCGGCGGACGGGCTGGCGCAGCGCAGCGAGAGCGAGCGCGTCACCCACACCGTCTGA
- a CDS encoding peptidoglycan recognition protein family protein: MRGFLASSIGVATAAVLTLPLALPTPALAETAPATPAGSTQSLPLVPLGPSATRAPGVPGTSASPGRPETQGLTAREVKTFSLVGVVWDDAATELHGRVQVRTRSTRTATWSDWQDVETHNGEHAADPDAAERGARPIRGATAPLWVGESDAVEIRVQAESGAPTTRAPSRLPTGMRIELVDPGAEPPATGSDGKNTGPGDGKGEVAVPAMTMETAESSAANVPHASLGANEITALDKADSTADAIFASDGELAAAAAPYIGPRPRIVTRKGWGANESLREPGFVYTSTVKAAFVHHSASGNNYACKDAPAVLRSLYRYHVISNGWRDFGYNFAVDKCGTVYEGRAGGVSKAVLGAHTMGFNTNSMGVAVLGTFTSTTPPAAVVNSVARLTAWKLGLFGRDPRAKTNLTSGGGNRYPKGRSVSMNVISGHRDGFATQCPGTKLYGKLGAARTASAKLQGRP, from the coding sequence ATGCGTGGATTCCTTGCTTCCTCGATCGGCGTCGCGACGGCCGCCGTACTGACCCTGCCCCTCGCGCTGCCCACCCCCGCCCTGGCCGAGACCGCCCCCGCAACCCCCGCCGGGTCCACCCAATCGCTGCCGCTCGTCCCGCTGGGACCCTCGGCGACGCGGGCGCCCGGAGTCCCCGGAACGAGCGCCTCCCCGGGCCGCCCCGAGACGCAGGGCCTGACCGCACGCGAGGTGAAGACGTTCTCGCTGGTCGGCGTGGTCTGGGACGACGCGGCCACCGAACTGCACGGCCGGGTCCAGGTGCGGACCCGCTCCACCCGGACCGCCACCTGGTCGGACTGGCAGGACGTGGAAACCCACAACGGCGAGCACGCCGCCGACCCCGACGCGGCGGAACGCGGTGCGCGCCCGATCCGCGGCGCCACCGCCCCGCTGTGGGTGGGCGAGTCCGACGCCGTGGAGATCCGCGTCCAGGCCGAATCCGGCGCCCCGACCACCCGCGCCCCCTCCCGACTGCCCACGGGCATGCGGATTGAGCTCGTCGACCCGGGCGCGGAACCCCCCGCCACGGGCTCCGACGGCAAGAACACCGGCCCCGGCGACGGCAAGGGCGAGGTGGCGGTGCCCGCCATGACGATGGAGACGGCGGAGTCCTCCGCGGCGAACGTCCCGCACGCCTCGCTCGGCGCGAACGAGATCACCGCACTCGACAAGGCCGACTCCACCGCCGACGCGATCTTCGCGAGCGACGGCGAACTGGCCGCGGCGGCCGCCCCGTACATCGGCCCGCGCCCGCGGATCGTCACCCGCAAGGGCTGGGGCGCGAACGAGAGCCTGCGCGAGCCCGGCTTCGTCTACACCAGCACGGTCAAGGCGGCCTTCGTCCACCACAGCGCCTCCGGCAACAACTACGCCTGCAAGGACGCTCCCGCGGTCCTGCGCAGCCTGTACCGCTACCACGTGATCAGCAACGGCTGGCGGGACTTCGGCTACAACTTCGCCGTCGACAAGTGCGGCACGGTCTACGAGGGCCGCGCGGGCGGCGTCTCCAAGGCGGTCCTCGGCGCGCACACCATGGGCTTCAACACCAACAGCATGGGCGTCGCGGTGCTGGGCACCTTCACCTCCACGACCCCGCCGGCGGCGGTGGTCAACTCGGTCGCCCGCCTCACGGCCTGGAAGCTCGGCCTCTTCGGCCGGGACCCGCGCGCGAAGACCAACCTGACGTCGGGCGGGGGCAACCGCTACCCCAAGGGCAGGAGCGTGTCGATGAACGTCATCTCCGGCCACCGGGACGGCTTCGCCACCCAGTGCCCGGGCACGAAGCTCTACGGCAAGCTCGGCGCCGCCCGCACGGCCTCGGCGAAGCTCCAGGGCCGCCCGTAG